From Clarias gariepinus isolate MV-2021 ecotype Netherlands chromosome 2, CGAR_prim_01v2, whole genome shotgun sequence, one genomic window encodes:
- the incenp gene encoding inner centromere protein isoform X1 produces MSSLPEATRSLVQVFNGKLQEFTNEIESIHMVWLQEIQQEAKRMFSSDFSTEPELMPKTPSQKKTNRRKRVSTELSDARSKRRFSKGKRSNLRRSSVQLTLNSISELVTTHEPSNSNDSGAEEPARRTRRNKATVAADTEPVKRSTRNRAAAKAKEQPEKVEEELEAAPQPPEDVSQEKEYEVEELSSSSSPVQALMSEVVVKIPSAERLSADKMLQCSPGRSVQKITIAAASGQASTRNSARHSLVMRRSLAGLRHSMTQEAVRRASRRSFLKKKARLGNSTCSSTVSGDMSVDIEPEENEEVVEDRMEEIVTEEEPTAESNGKTAPAQPEEPEPTKPVEEDVPLLVNEEATASPSVQENCRFTRSMARLSGSDDGGKNPQDDVRASRSAVKRAAAEAATEALSTPKKKHSPPKKCLTGITPGMRSFLHTVQKNQLLMMTPSSLGRTSVMKSFIKQSGKLDVKLSTGSVEREKQKWDALNKKIEQENERKKKLEEERRKKQEELKKKRDERLKRVVEARVKGEKEKELEKKKKIEEKMAQIEKKNDMLRVERLAEEKAKKKVATKRQEELELRRKQEEAARKKKLQQAEEEERRHQELLAKRKAEEEREKARKQAEAARALELKKEQEREREKERERERQAAAERERLERERIEKEKAIALQKELERAAKEKERRELEEKRRKEEEQKRAEEERMAQQKLAAAPPTVTTVVNLPVSKAFNTTITHSPALNVTVDIERSVMNTPAGKGTPHKTIDTASGLNVTVDVEKSPQSYQITPKGKKVDVLVNPEDYGMDQNSDDSTDDESAPRKPIPSWAEGMQLQQAIMKQYYDPLDLHSYFGDVEQPKLEKIFQRSKPRFFKRTSSAVWHSPPHMGALHN; encoded by the exons TTTTTCTAAAGGGAAACGCAGTAACCTTCGTCGTTCCTCTGTCCAGCTCACTCTAAATTCAATCTCTGAGTTGGTTACTACACATGAACCAAGTAACAGTAATGACAGCGGGGCTGAGGAACCTGCTCGTCGCACACGCCGTAATAAAGCCACTGTAGCTGCAGACACAGAGCCGGTCAAGCGCAGCACACGCAACAGAGCAGCTGCTAAGGCAAAAGAGCAGCCCGAGAAGGTGGAGGAGGAGCTGGAAGCCGCTCCACAGCCACCTGAGGATGTGTCGCAGGAAAAGGAGTATGAGGTAGAGGAGTTGAGCAGCTCTTCATCCCCTGTCCAGGCACTGATGTCTGAGGTCGTGGTGAAAATCCCCTCAGCTGAACGTCTTTCTGCTGATAAGATGCTTCAGTGCTCTCCTGGCCGCTCTGTACAAAAGATTACCATTGCAGCTGCAAGTGGTCAGGCATCGACACGAAACTCGGCTCGACACTCACTGGTGATGCGGCGCTCTCTGGCAGGCCTAAGGCACAGCATGACTCAGGAAGCGGTACGCCGTGCTTCTCGTCGCTCATTCTTGAAGAAGAAAGCCAGGCTGGGCAACTCTACATGCAGCAGCACCGTCAGTG GGGACATGTCTGTGGATATAGAACCAGAGGAAAATGAGGAAGTGGTGGAGGACAGGATGGAGGA GATAGTTACTGAGGAAGAGCCCACAGCAGAATCCAACGGTAAAACGGCGCCAGCCCAGCCTGAG GAGCCCGAGCCCACAAAGCCAGTAGAGGAGGATGTTCCCTTACTGGTGAATGAAGAGGCGACTGCCTCTCCCAGTGTCCAGGAAAACTGCCGCTTCACACGCTCAATGGCTCGGCTTTCAGGATCAG atGATGGTGGGAAAAACCCTCAGGATGATGTTCG GGCCTCTCGCTCAGCTGTGAAACGTGCAGCTGCAGAAGCAGCAACAGAAGCACTCAGCACCCCCAAGAAGAAGCACTCGCCTCCTAAGAAGTGCCTGACC GGCATCACACCCGGCATGCGCTCCTTCCTGCACACGGTGCAGAAGAACCAGCTACTAATGATGACTCCAAGTTCTCTTGGTCGTACCTCTGTCATGAAGTCCTTCATTAAACAGAGTGGGAAACTTGACGTTAAG TTGAGCACTGGCTCAGTG GAGCGGGAGAAACAGAAATGGGATGCTCTTAACAAGAAGATTGAacaagaaaatgaaagaaagaaaaaattggaAGAGGAGCGGAGGAAGAAACAAGAAGAACTTAAAAA gaaaCGGGATGAGCGTTTGAAGCGAGTAGTGGAGGCCCGGGTGAagggagagaaggagaaggagctggaaaagaaaaagaaaatagaagaaaaaatggCACAAATCGAGAAGAAAAATGACATG CTGCGTGTGGAGCGTCTTGCTGAGGAGAAGGCTAAAAAGAAGGTGGCAACTAAGCGTCAAGAGGAATTAGAACTTCGCAGGAAACAGGAAGAAGCAGCACGAAAGAAAAAGCTGCAACAAGCT gaagaggaagagaggcGACACCAGGAGCTGTTGGCCAAACGTAAAGCGGAAGAGGAGCGGGAGAAAGCACGCAAACAAGCTGAGGCTGCTCGAGCACTGGAGCTCAAGAAGGAGCaagagagggagcgagagaaGGAGCGAGAGCGAGAGCGACAGGCTGCTGCTGAGAG GGAGCGATTAGAGCGTGAGAGAATCGAGAAGGAGAAGGCCATAGCTCTTCAGAAAGAACTGGAGAGAGCAGCCAAGGAAAAGGAGAGGAGAGAGCTAGAGGAAAAGAGGAGGAAA GAAGAGGAGCAGAAAAGGGCTGAGGAGGAGAGAATGGCCCAACAGAAACTTGCTGCTGCACCCCCTACAGTCACT ACCGTTGTAAACCTTCCTGTCAGCAAAGCTTTTAACACCACAATTACACACAGTCCTGCACTAAATGTTACTGTAGATATTGAG CGATCAGTCATGAATACTCCTGCAGGCAAGGGGACCCCTCATAAGACCATTGATACAGCGTCAGGACTGAATGTTACTGTAGATGTAGAG AAGTCTCCTCAGTCCTACCAGATTACTCCTAAAGGCAAGAAGGTTGATGTTTTGGTCAATCCAGAAGACTATGGCATGGACCAGAACAGTGATGACTCGACTGACGATGAGTCAGCACCCAGGAAACCCATCCCTTCATGGGCTGAGG GCATGCAGCTTCAGCAAGCTATTATGAAGCAGTATTATGACCCACTGGATCTACACTCCTACTTTGGGGACGTTGAGCAGCCCAAACTGGAGAAGATTTTTCAAAGGAGCAAACCACGCTTCTTCAAGCGCACAAGCTCTGCTGTCTGGCACTCCCCTCCACACATGGGTGCCCTGCACAACTAA
- the incenp gene encoding inner centromere protein isoform X3 has protein sequence MSSLPEATRSLVQVFNGKLQEFTNEIESIHMVWLQEIQQEAKRMFSSDFSTEPELMPKTPSQKKTNRRKRVSTELSDARSKRRFSKGKRSNLRRSSVQLTLNSISELVTTHEPSNSNDSGAEEPARRTRRNKATVAADTEPVKRSTRNRAAAKAKEQPEKVEEELEAAPQPPEDVSQEKEYEVEELSSSSSPVQALMSEVVVKIPSAERLSADKMLQCSPGRSVQKITIAAASGQASTRNSARHSLVMRRSLAGLRHSMTQEAVRRASRRSFLKKKARLGNSTCSSTVSGDMSVDIEPEENEEVVEDRMEEIVTEEEPTAESNGKTAPAQPEEPEPTKPVEEDVPLLVNEEATASPSVQENCRFTRSMARLSGSDDGGKNPQDDVRASRSAVKRAAAEAATEALSTPKKKHSPPKKCLTGITPGMRSFLHTVQKNQLLMMTPSSLGRTSVMKSFIKQSGKLDVKEREKQKWDALNKKIEQENERKKKLEEERRKKQEELKKKRDERLKRVVEARVKGEKEKELEKKKKIEEKMAQIEKKNDMLRVERLAEEKAKKKVATKRQEELELRRKQEEAARKKKLQQAEEEERRHQELLAKRKAEEEREKARKQAEAARALELKKEQEREREKERERERQAAAERERLERERIEKEKAIALQKELERAAKEKERRELEEKRRKEEEQKRAEEERMAQQKLAAAPPTVTTVVNLPVSKAFNTTITHSPALNVTVDIERSVMNTPAGKGTPHKTIDTASGLNVTVDVEKSPQSYQITPKGKKVDVLVNPEDYGMDQNSDDSTDDESAPRKPIPSWAEGMQLQQAIMKQYYDPLDLHSYFGDVEQPKLEKIFQRSKPRFFKRTSSAVWHSPPHMGALHN, from the exons TTTTTCTAAAGGGAAACGCAGTAACCTTCGTCGTTCCTCTGTCCAGCTCACTCTAAATTCAATCTCTGAGTTGGTTACTACACATGAACCAAGTAACAGTAATGACAGCGGGGCTGAGGAACCTGCTCGTCGCACACGCCGTAATAAAGCCACTGTAGCTGCAGACACAGAGCCGGTCAAGCGCAGCACACGCAACAGAGCAGCTGCTAAGGCAAAAGAGCAGCCCGAGAAGGTGGAGGAGGAGCTGGAAGCCGCTCCACAGCCACCTGAGGATGTGTCGCAGGAAAAGGAGTATGAGGTAGAGGAGTTGAGCAGCTCTTCATCCCCTGTCCAGGCACTGATGTCTGAGGTCGTGGTGAAAATCCCCTCAGCTGAACGTCTTTCTGCTGATAAGATGCTTCAGTGCTCTCCTGGCCGCTCTGTACAAAAGATTACCATTGCAGCTGCAAGTGGTCAGGCATCGACACGAAACTCGGCTCGACACTCACTGGTGATGCGGCGCTCTCTGGCAGGCCTAAGGCACAGCATGACTCAGGAAGCGGTACGCCGTGCTTCTCGTCGCTCATTCTTGAAGAAGAAAGCCAGGCTGGGCAACTCTACATGCAGCAGCACCGTCAGTG GGGACATGTCTGTGGATATAGAACCAGAGGAAAATGAGGAAGTGGTGGAGGACAGGATGGAGGA GATAGTTACTGAGGAAGAGCCCACAGCAGAATCCAACGGTAAAACGGCGCCAGCCCAGCCTGAG GAGCCCGAGCCCACAAAGCCAGTAGAGGAGGATGTTCCCTTACTGGTGAATGAAGAGGCGACTGCCTCTCCCAGTGTCCAGGAAAACTGCCGCTTCACACGCTCAATGGCTCGGCTTTCAGGATCAG atGATGGTGGGAAAAACCCTCAGGATGATGTTCG GGCCTCTCGCTCAGCTGTGAAACGTGCAGCTGCAGAAGCAGCAACAGAAGCACTCAGCACCCCCAAGAAGAAGCACTCGCCTCCTAAGAAGTGCCTGACC GGCATCACACCCGGCATGCGCTCCTTCCTGCACACGGTGCAGAAGAACCAGCTACTAATGATGACTCCAAGTTCTCTTGGTCGTACCTCTGTCATGAAGTCCTTCATTAAACAGAGTGGGAAACTTGACGTTAAG GAGCGGGAGAAACAGAAATGGGATGCTCTTAACAAGAAGATTGAacaagaaaatgaaagaaagaaaaaattggaAGAGGAGCGGAGGAAGAAACAAGAAGAACTTAAAAA gaaaCGGGATGAGCGTTTGAAGCGAGTAGTGGAGGCCCGGGTGAagggagagaaggagaaggagctggaaaagaaaaagaaaatagaagaaaaaatggCACAAATCGAGAAGAAAAATGACATG CTGCGTGTGGAGCGTCTTGCTGAGGAGAAGGCTAAAAAGAAGGTGGCAACTAAGCGTCAAGAGGAATTAGAACTTCGCAGGAAACAGGAAGAAGCAGCACGAAAGAAAAAGCTGCAACAAGCT gaagaggaagagaggcGACACCAGGAGCTGTTGGCCAAACGTAAAGCGGAAGAGGAGCGGGAGAAAGCACGCAAACAAGCTGAGGCTGCTCGAGCACTGGAGCTCAAGAAGGAGCaagagagggagcgagagaaGGAGCGAGAGCGAGAGCGACAGGCTGCTGCTGAGAG GGAGCGATTAGAGCGTGAGAGAATCGAGAAGGAGAAGGCCATAGCTCTTCAGAAAGAACTGGAGAGAGCAGCCAAGGAAAAGGAGAGGAGAGAGCTAGAGGAAAAGAGGAGGAAA GAAGAGGAGCAGAAAAGGGCTGAGGAGGAGAGAATGGCCCAACAGAAACTTGCTGCTGCACCCCCTACAGTCACT ACCGTTGTAAACCTTCCTGTCAGCAAAGCTTTTAACACCACAATTACACACAGTCCTGCACTAAATGTTACTGTAGATATTGAG CGATCAGTCATGAATACTCCTGCAGGCAAGGGGACCCCTCATAAGACCATTGATACAGCGTCAGGACTGAATGTTACTGTAGATGTAGAG AAGTCTCCTCAGTCCTACCAGATTACTCCTAAAGGCAAGAAGGTTGATGTTTTGGTCAATCCAGAAGACTATGGCATGGACCAGAACAGTGATGACTCGACTGACGATGAGTCAGCACCCAGGAAACCCATCCCTTCATGGGCTGAGG GCATGCAGCTTCAGCAAGCTATTATGAAGCAGTATTATGACCCACTGGATCTACACTCCTACTTTGGGGACGTTGAGCAGCCCAAACTGGAGAAGATTTTTCAAAGGAGCAAACCACGCTTCTTCAAGCGCACAAGCTCTGCTGTCTGGCACTCCCCTCCACACATGGGTGCCCTGCACAACTAA
- the incenp gene encoding inner centromere protein A isoform X2, which produces MSSLPEATRSLVQVFNGKLQEFTNEIESIHMVWLQEIQQEAKRMFSSDFSTEPELMPKTPSQKKTNRRKRVSTELSDARSKRRFSKGKRSNLRRSSVQLTLNSISELVTTHEPSNSNDSGAEEPARRTRRNKATVAADTEPVKRSTRNRAAAKAKEQPEKVEEELEAAPQPPEDVSQEKEYEVEELSSSSSPVQALMSEVVVKIPSAERLSADKMLQCSPGRSVQKITIAAASGQASTRNSARHSLVMRRSLAGLRHSMTQEAVRRASRRSFLKKKARLGNSTCSSTVSGDMSVDIEPEENEEVVEDRMEEIVTEEEPTAESNGKTAPAQPEEPEPTKPVEEDVPLLVNEEATASPSVQENCRFTRSMARLSGSDDGGKNPQDDVRASRSAVKRAAAEAATEALSTPKKKHSPPKKCLTGITPGMRSFLHTVQKNQLLMMTPSSLGRTSVMKSFIKQSGKLDVKLSTGSVEREKQKWDALNKKIEQENERKKKLEEERRKKQEELKKKRDERLKRVVEARVKGEKEKELEKKKKIEEKMAQIEKKNDMLRVERLAEEKAKKKVATKRQEELELRRKQEEAARKKKLQQAEEEERRHQELLAKRKAEEEREKARKQAEAARALELKKEQEREREKERERERQAAAERERLERERIEKEKAIALQKELERAAKEKERRELEEKRRKEEEQKRAEEERMAQQKLAAAPPTVTTVVNLPVSKAFNTTITHSPALNVTVDIERSVMNTPAGKGTPHKTIDTASGLNVTVDVESPQSYQITPKGKKVDVLVNPEDYGMDQNSDDSTDDESAPRKPIPSWAEGMQLQQAIMKQYYDPLDLHSYFGDVEQPKLEKIFQRSKPRFFKRTSSAVWHSPPHMGALHN; this is translated from the exons TTTTTCTAAAGGGAAACGCAGTAACCTTCGTCGTTCCTCTGTCCAGCTCACTCTAAATTCAATCTCTGAGTTGGTTACTACACATGAACCAAGTAACAGTAATGACAGCGGGGCTGAGGAACCTGCTCGTCGCACACGCCGTAATAAAGCCACTGTAGCTGCAGACACAGAGCCGGTCAAGCGCAGCACACGCAACAGAGCAGCTGCTAAGGCAAAAGAGCAGCCCGAGAAGGTGGAGGAGGAGCTGGAAGCCGCTCCACAGCCACCTGAGGATGTGTCGCAGGAAAAGGAGTATGAGGTAGAGGAGTTGAGCAGCTCTTCATCCCCTGTCCAGGCACTGATGTCTGAGGTCGTGGTGAAAATCCCCTCAGCTGAACGTCTTTCTGCTGATAAGATGCTTCAGTGCTCTCCTGGCCGCTCTGTACAAAAGATTACCATTGCAGCTGCAAGTGGTCAGGCATCGACACGAAACTCGGCTCGACACTCACTGGTGATGCGGCGCTCTCTGGCAGGCCTAAGGCACAGCATGACTCAGGAAGCGGTACGCCGTGCTTCTCGTCGCTCATTCTTGAAGAAGAAAGCCAGGCTGGGCAACTCTACATGCAGCAGCACCGTCAGTG GGGACATGTCTGTGGATATAGAACCAGAGGAAAATGAGGAAGTGGTGGAGGACAGGATGGAGGA GATAGTTACTGAGGAAGAGCCCACAGCAGAATCCAACGGTAAAACGGCGCCAGCCCAGCCTGAG GAGCCCGAGCCCACAAAGCCAGTAGAGGAGGATGTTCCCTTACTGGTGAATGAAGAGGCGACTGCCTCTCCCAGTGTCCAGGAAAACTGCCGCTTCACACGCTCAATGGCTCGGCTTTCAGGATCAG atGATGGTGGGAAAAACCCTCAGGATGATGTTCG GGCCTCTCGCTCAGCTGTGAAACGTGCAGCTGCAGAAGCAGCAACAGAAGCACTCAGCACCCCCAAGAAGAAGCACTCGCCTCCTAAGAAGTGCCTGACC GGCATCACACCCGGCATGCGCTCCTTCCTGCACACGGTGCAGAAGAACCAGCTACTAATGATGACTCCAAGTTCTCTTGGTCGTACCTCTGTCATGAAGTCCTTCATTAAACAGAGTGGGAAACTTGACGTTAAG TTGAGCACTGGCTCAGTG GAGCGGGAGAAACAGAAATGGGATGCTCTTAACAAGAAGATTGAacaagaaaatgaaagaaagaaaaaattggaAGAGGAGCGGAGGAAGAAACAAGAAGAACTTAAAAA gaaaCGGGATGAGCGTTTGAAGCGAGTAGTGGAGGCCCGGGTGAagggagagaaggagaaggagctggaaaagaaaaagaaaatagaagaaaaaatggCACAAATCGAGAAGAAAAATGACATG CTGCGTGTGGAGCGTCTTGCTGAGGAGAAGGCTAAAAAGAAGGTGGCAACTAAGCGTCAAGAGGAATTAGAACTTCGCAGGAAACAGGAAGAAGCAGCACGAAAGAAAAAGCTGCAACAAGCT gaagaggaagagaggcGACACCAGGAGCTGTTGGCCAAACGTAAAGCGGAAGAGGAGCGGGAGAAAGCACGCAAACAAGCTGAGGCTGCTCGAGCACTGGAGCTCAAGAAGGAGCaagagagggagcgagagaaGGAGCGAGAGCGAGAGCGACAGGCTGCTGCTGAGAG GGAGCGATTAGAGCGTGAGAGAATCGAGAAGGAGAAGGCCATAGCTCTTCAGAAAGAACTGGAGAGAGCAGCCAAGGAAAAGGAGAGGAGAGAGCTAGAGGAAAAGAGGAGGAAA GAAGAGGAGCAGAAAAGGGCTGAGGAGGAGAGAATGGCCCAACAGAAACTTGCTGCTGCACCCCCTACAGTCACT ACCGTTGTAAACCTTCCTGTCAGCAAAGCTTTTAACACCACAATTACACACAGTCCTGCACTAAATGTTACTGTAGATATTGAG CGATCAGTCATGAATACTCCTGCAGGCAAGGGGACCCCTCATAAGACCATTGATACAGCGTCAGGACTGAATGTTACTGTAGATGTAGAG TCTCCTCAGTCCTACCAGATTACTCCTAAAGGCAAGAAGGTTGATGTTTTGGTCAATCCAGAAGACTATGGCATGGACCAGAACAGTGATGACTCGACTGACGATGAGTCAGCACCCAGGAAACCCATCCCTTCATGGGCTGAGG GCATGCAGCTTCAGCAAGCTATTATGAAGCAGTATTATGACCCACTGGATCTACACTCCTACTTTGGGGACGTTGAGCAGCCCAAACTGGAGAAGATTTTTCAAAGGAGCAAACCACGCTTCTTCAAGCGCACAAGCTCTGCTGTCTGGCACTCCCCTCCACACATGGGTGCCCTGCACAACTAA